The stretch of DNA CCGTGACCACCGGCAGGGCACGATGTGCATCGATAATCGGACCGGGTTACCGAGGGGGGCTCCATGAGAGTTGGCGATGCGCGGGATCGGGGTCGGTTTCGCGAGGGGGTACGCAGCGCCGGCTCGGTTCGACGCGCGGTCGCCGTGGCGCTGGCGGTCGGCGCCCTGACGGCGTCCGGCGTCGGAACGATCGCTTCCGCGGAACCCCGCGCGACGATCGAGTCGATCACGGCCGTCGAGGCGCCCGACGGTTCGCGGCTGGTCGAGGTCACCCCGGTCGGCGACTCGCAGATGAACTTCACCGTCCACTCGACGGCCATGGACAAGGACGTCACCGTCCGGGTCATCCGGGCCGCGTCCGGGAAGCGCCCCACCGTCTACCTGCTCGGCGGGGTCGAGGGGAACTCCGAACAATTCGGCTGGGAGCAGAAGGCGGACGTCGAGAAGTTCTTCTCCGACAAGGACGTCAACGTGGTCATCCCGTTCGGCGGCCAGTCCAGCTACTACGCCGACTGGCAGCGGGACGATCCCGAACTCGGGCGGAACAAGTGGCAGACGTTCCTGACGAAGGAACTGCCGCCCATCGTCGACTCGGCGCTCGACACGACCGGCAAGAACGCCATCGCCGGGCTGTCCATGTCGGCCACCAGCGTGCTCAACCTCGCGATCTCCAGGCCCGGGCTGTACAGCAGCGTCGGGGCGTACAGCGGGTGCGCGATGACGAGCGATCCGGTGGCCCGCCGGTTCGTCGAGATCACCGTCGCGGACTTCGGCGGCAACCCGGAGAACATGTGGGGGTCGCCGAACGATCCGCTGTGGGTCGCGAACGACCCCTACGTCAACGCCGAGAAACTCCGGGGGACCACTCTCTACATCTCCAACGGCAGCGGGCTGCCCGGACCGTACGACACCCTGGACGCCCGGACCGTCGGCGGCGACCGCCGCGCCCTTGCGACGCAGGTCGTGGTCGGCGGTGTCATCGAGGCCGTCACCAACGACTGCACGATGCGGCTCGCGGAGAAACTCCGCGCCCTGGACATTCCGGCGACGGTCGACCTCCGGCCGGTGGGCACGCACTCGTGGGGGTACTGGCGTGACGACCTCTCCGCGTCCTGGCCGATGATGGCGGCCGCGATCGGGGCCTGATTTCCCGCCCCGCGGGGCGTCTCGGGCGGGAAGATGGGGGTACCGGAAAAAATCCAAAGTTGAGCGGAACAGACTCAACCCTTCGCGCGTTAAGAAGATGACAGCGTCGCCACGTGCCAGTCGGCCCCCGGCGGCGAACCGCTCTACAACGCCAGAAGAGGTGACCAGTGGACTCGTTCAATCCGACCACCAAGACCCAGGCCGCGATGACCGCTGCGCTCCAGTCGGCGTCGTCGGCCGGGAATCCCGACATCAGGCCCGCGCATCTGCTCGTGGCCTTGCTCGACCAGACCGACGGCATCGCCGCCCCGCTCCTGAAGGCGGTCGGCGTCGACCCCGCCGAGATTCATCGTGAAGCGCAGAATCTCGTCGACCGGCTGCCCAAGACGACGGGCGCCACGACGACACCACAGCTCGGCCGCGAGGCACTCGCCGCACTCACGACCGCGCAGCATCTCGCCACCGAACTCGACGACGAATACGTGTCGACGGAACACCTGATGGTCGGACTGGCGTCGGGCGAGTCGGACGTGGCCGGGATTCTGAGGCGGCACGGCGCCACCCCCGAGGCGCTGCGTGACGCCTTCACCACCGTCCGCGGCAGCGCGCGCGTCACCAGCCCGGATCCCGAGGGCACGTATCAGGCGCTCGAGAAGTACTCCACCGACCTCACCGCCCTGGCCCGCAACGGCAAGCTGGACCCGGTGATCGGCCGCGACAACGAGATCCGCCGCGTCGTGCAGGTCCTCAGCCGCCGCACCAAGAACAACCCGGTGCTGATCGGTGAGCCCGGAGTCGGCAAGACCGCCATCGTCGAGGGGCTGGCCCAGCGCATCGTCGCGGGCGACGTCCCCGAATCGCTGCGCGGCAAGTCGGTGATCTCCCTCGACCTCGGATCGATGGTCGCCGGAGCCAAGTACCGCGGCGAATTCGAGGAACGGCTCAAGGCCGTCCTCGACGACATCAAGAACTCGGCCGGTCAGGTCATCACGTTCATCGACGAACTCCACACCATCGTCGGTGCGGGTGCCACCGGTGAGTCGGCGATGGACGCCGGCAACATGATCAAGCCGATGCTCGCCCGCGGTGAGCTGCGGCTCGTCGGCGCGACCACGCTCGAGGAATACCGCAAGTACATCGAGAAGGACGCCGCCCTCGAACGCCGCTTCCAGCAGGTGCTGGTGGGCGAACCGTCCGTCGAGGACACCGTGGGCATCCTGCGCGGGCTCAAGGAGCGGTACGAGGTGCACCACGGTGTGCGCATCACCGACTCCGCGCTCGTCGCCGCCGCCACCCTCAGCGACCGGTACATCACGTCCCGGTTCCTGCCGGACAAGGCGATCGACCTCGTGGACGAGGCCGCGTCCCGGCTGCGGATGGAGATCGATTCGCGACCCGAGGAGATCGACACCGTCGAGCGCATCGTCCGCCGCCTCGAGATCGAGGAGATGGCGCTGCAGAAGGAATCCGACGCGGCGTCGAAGGACCGGCTCGAGAAGTTGCGTCAGGAATTGGCCGACGAACGGGAGAAGCTCAATCAGCTGACCACCCGCTGGCAGAACGAGAAGCAGGCCATCGACTCCGTGCGCGGGGTCAAGGAGCAGCTCGAGACGCTTCGCGGCGAGGAGGAACGCGCCGAACGCGACGGCGACCTCGGCCGGGCCGCGGAACTGCGCTACGGGCGGATCCCGCAGCTCGAGAAGGAACTCGAGCAGGCCGCCCGCGACTCCGGTGCCGCCGCCGACGGCGACGTCATGCTCAAGGAGGAAGTGGGTCCCGACGACGTCGCCGACGTGGTCGCGGCGTGGACCGGCATCCCCGCCGGCCGCATGATGGAGGGCGAGACCGCCAAGCTGCTGCGGATGGAATCCGAGCTCGGCAAGCGGGTCGTCGGTCAGGAAGAGGCCGTCGTCGCCGTGTCGGACGCGGTCCGCCGCGCCCGCGCCGGCGTCGCCGACCCCAACCGGCCCACCGGTTCGTTCCTGTTCCTCGGACCCACCGGCGTCGGTAAGACGGAACTCGCGAAGTCCCTCGCGGACTTCCTGTTCGACGACGAGCGCGCCATGGTCCGCATCGACATGTCCGAGTACAGCGAGAAGCATTCGGTGGCCCGGCTCGTCGGCGCGCCGCCCGGATACGTCGGGTACGAGGCGGGCGGGCAGCTCACCGAGGCCGTGCGACGGCGTCCGTACACGGTGGTGCTGTTCGACGAGGTGGAGAAGGCGCATCCTGACGTCTTCGACATCCTGCTCGCCGTCCTCGACGAAGGCCGGCTGACCGACGGTCAGGGGCGGACGGTCGACTTCCGCAACACCATCCTGATCCTCACGTCCAACCTCGGTGCGGGCGGATCGCGGGAGCAGGTGATGGATGCGGTGCGGCACGCGTTCAAGCCGGAGTTCATCAACCGGCTCGACGACGTCGTGATCTTCGAACCGCTCACCGAGGAGCAGCTCGAGTCGATCGTCGACATCCAGCTCGACCAGCTGTCCCGCAGGCTCGCGGCGCGGCGGCTGACGCTGGACGTGTCCGACTCGGCCCGCTTCTGGCTGGCCGTCCGCGGCTACGACCCCATGTACGGGGCCCGGCCGCTGCGCCGGCTGATCCAGCAGGCGATCGGCGACCAGCTCGCGAAGCTGCTGCTCGCCGGCGACGTCAAGGACGGCGACACGGTCCCCGTGAAGGTGTCCGAGACCGGGGACGCGCTCGTCCTCGGCTGACCCCCCACGTGAGTGGCACGGTGTGCTCCCGCACGCCGTGCCACTCACGTGTGTTTTCACAGTGCCGTCTTAAGTTTCGCCGCTACCCTGGACGGTCCGTAACCGCAGGACACCGGCCACACGAACCCGAGGGAGGGGCCGATCATGACGAACCCCGACGATCCGCGCACCCCGCAGGAGCGCGCGTACGACGGTACCGAGTCGTGGACGACCGACGATTCGGCGTCACCGGCTCGTGACGAGGACCCCACCCAGGCGTGGTCGCGGCAGGACCAGCCGACCCAGCACCTCGGCTCGTCCGGCCATCGCACCGAATACCTGGGCACCGCCGCCGGGCCGACCGAGCAGTTCTACACGTCCGACCCGACCGCGGCGTACGGGCAGAACCAGCCCAATCCGACGCAGGCGTACCCGGCCTACGACCCGCGGTTCGACCAGCAGGCTCCGCCGCCGAACGCCACGCAGGCGTATCCGCCCTACGAGGCCCAGCAGTACCAGGGCGGGTACCCGACGGGGCAGTATCCGAACGCCCAGTACCCGAACGGCCAGTACCCGGGATCGCAGTACCAGGCGCCGGTCGCGGAGGCCACCGAGGAGAAGAAGCCTCGCCGGATCGGCACGTGGATCGCCGCCGCGGCCGCCGCGTTGCTGCTGATCGCGGTCATCGGCTTCGGTGTCGCCCTGTTCACGACGGCGCCGAACAACTCGTCGAGCACCACCGCGGCGGGTCCCACCACGTCCCGTCCGCCGGCCACCACTGCACCGCCGAAGACGACTGCGCCGCCGTCGACGACCTCCGAGTCGCCGCTCGATCAACTTCCCGGCGGTATCGGCGAGGCCATCGGGGCTGCGGGTGCCGCGTTCGGGACGATCAGCACCAACGACGGCACCACGCTCACCCTCGATGCCCTCGGCGGTTCGAAGCTGACGGTCCAGACCAACGCGCAGACCAACGTGATCGCACTCGACGGCACCACGGTGGCCGATCTGAAGCCCGGGTTCACCGTCATGGTGCAGGGGACGAAGGTCGAGAACGGCACGATGATGGCCGAGACGATCATCAGCACCGAGCTGCCCAAGCTCGGTGGCAACTAGGCCCACCCGTGGCGGCGGACACGGCCCTCGAACCGGTTCGGTCAAAACCGACACGGGGTGTCCCGGTACCGCCTACCCTCGTTACGCCCTCGACTCGCTAGGCTGATCAACGATGACCGGAATGTGGTTCTTACTGGCGTTGATCGCACTCGCAGGCGCGTGCGCGTTGCTCTATTTCGATCGCTCGCGTCGTGATCAGACGGGCCGGGTGCGGCAGATCTGGGCCAAGGCCCAGGGCTACACGTACGACAACGTCGAAGAGCGGCTGCCCGCCCAGTTCCATCGGGCCGCGCTGGCCAAGCAGGAATACCTCAGCGCCATCGACGTGGTGAAGGGCGAACGCCGCGGCGAGTCCTTCATCCTGTTCGACCTCGAGGAGACCGCGACCATCGTCGCGGTGCGCCGCCGGGTGGGTTCGGACGTCGACATCGATCTCCGCCTCAAGTCCACCCCGCCGCCGAAGGATTCGGACCTCGACCTGCTCGGCGCCATCGGACCGCGCGTCGTGTTCGCCACCGACCTCGAGATCGCCCGCAGGGTCTGCGATCAGCGGATGGTGGCGTTCACCGAGTCGGTGCCGCCGCACGTGAACATGCTGTGGAGCGAGGGCGAGTGGACCCTCGGTTCGTTGCCCATCGGCAGCAGCGGCCGGGAGTGGGATTCGGCCATCGAGGCCGTCGCCCGGCTGTCCGGCATCCTGCACGTCCTGCCCCCGGTCACCGAGCCGAGCGGATTGGACCGTGGCCATCACGACCCGAGCAGGCCTCGACTGCGTGACGGCGCCCCCGCGGAAGCACGCCCCGCACCGGAGGGACGTCCCTCGCCACAAGCGCGCCCCGCACCGCAGGGACGCCCAGCGTCGCAGGGACGTCCGGCACCGCAGGGACGCCCCGCCCCCCAAGCGCGTCCCACGCCGCAGAAGCGTCCGACGCCGCCGCCGGGCGCTCCGCGCTCGTGAGTGGTTGACGAGTCCCTGGACTCGTTAACCGCGCACAGGCGCGCAGCGCCTTGCTACCGTCACCGGTATGTCGACGCCCCCCAGCTCAGCCCGACCTGTTGCCCTCGTCACCGGCCCGACGTCGGGGCTCGGTGCCGGTTTCGCGAGGAAGTTCGCGTCCCTCGGTTACGACCTCGTGCTCGTCGCGCGTGACGACACCCGCCTGCACGCCCTCGCCGACGAGATGAAGGCGCTGTTCGACACCGAGTCCGAGATCCTGCAGGCCGATCTGGCGACGGCGTCCGGGCGCGAGGAGGTGGCGCAACGCCTCGGGAAGGGTGTCGAAGTACTGGTCAACAACGCCGGATTCGGTACGTCGGGCGAATTCTGGACCGCGACGCCCGAGCTGTTGCAGTCCCAGCTGGACGTGAACGTCACCGCCGTCATGCAGCTGACCCGCGCGGCGCTGCCCGGCATGATCGCGGCGGCGAACGGCACCGTCATCAACGTGGCGAGCGTCGCGGGACTGCTGTCCGGGCGGGGGTCGACGTATTCGGCGAGCAAGGCGTACGTGATCTCGTTCTCCGAGGGTCTGGCGAACGGGCTGGGCGGCACGGGTGTGCGGATCCAGGCGTTGTGCCCGGGATTCATCCGCACCGAGTTCCACGAGCGCGCGGGCATCGAGATGAGTTCGATTCCGAATGCGATGTGGCTGAGCGTCGACCAGGTCGTCGCGGCGTCGCTGGCCGATCTCGAGGACGGCAAGGTCGTGAGCGTTCCCGGCCTCCAGTACAAGGTGCTGACGACCGCCGGGCGTCTCGTCCCGAAGAGTCTGGTCCGGCGGCTGACCAACGTGTTCGGCCGGGGGCGTGCCCGCACGTAGAGGTGGGTAGGGTTTCGGGCATGAGTGATCGCGAGGATCTGGCCGCGTTGGTGCGCGAGCTGGCTGTTGTGCACGGCAAGGTGACGTTGTCTTCGGGCAAGGAAGCCGACTACTACGTGGACCTTCGCCGCGCCACGCTGCATCACGAGGCGGGCCCGCTGATCGGGAAGTTGCTGCGTGAATTGGTGGCGGACTGGGATTTCGACGCAGTCGGCGGGCTGACGATGGGCGCAGACCCGGTGGCGATGGCCGTGATGCACGCTCCGGGCAGGCCGATCGACTCGTTCGTGGTGCGTAAGGCCGCGAAGGCGCACGGGATGCAGCGGCAGATCGAGGGACCGGACGTCGTGGGCAAGCGCGTACTCGTCGTGGAGGACACCACGACCACGGGCAACTCGCCGCTCACCGCGGTGAAGGCGCTGCGCGACGTGGGGGCGATCGTCGTGGGTGTCGCGACCGTCGTCGACCGGGCGACCGGGGCCGGCGACGTCATCGCGGCCGAGGGTCTCGAGTACCGTTCGCTCCTCGGCCTCCCCGACCTGAACCTCTGACCGCACAGGTGAGTGGCGAAGCGTGCCGGGGCACACGTCGCCACTCACGTCAGCGAGTCAGTCGGCGTCGCCTGCCGTGACGGCCAGTGCCTCGTCGACGCTGTGTGGTGCGGGATCGTGCTCGTCGACGTGGGCGAGGACCTTACGGCCGGTCGCGAGGACGAGGATCGCGGCGGCGGTGCACACCGCGCCGACCCAGAAGGGCAGGTGGATGTTGCTCTCCCCGAGCTTGCCTGCGACCCACGGTGCGGCGGCGCCGCCGACGAAGCGGACGAAGCTGTAGGCCGCGGACGCCGTCGACCGCTCGACGGGGGCGGAGATCATCACGGTCTCGGTGATGAGGGTGTTGTTGACCCCGAGGAACAGCCCGGCGAGCACGACGCCGACGATGAGCACGGTCTTGTTGTCGGTGAACGCGGCCATCATGGCGAGGTCGAGGGCGAACAGCGCGAGGGCCACCATCATCATCGGTAGCGTGCCGAAGCGCCGCTGCAGGCGCGGGGCGAGGAACACCGACGCGACGGCCAGTGCGAGGCCCCAGCCGAAGAAGATGAATCCGATCGAGTACGTGCCCATGTCCAGCGGGAACGGCGTGTACGCGAGCAGTGTGAAGAAGCCGTAGTTGTAGAGCAGCGCGGTGATCGCGACGGTGAGCAGGCCGCGGTGGCGCAGGGCGAGGAACGGTGCGGCGATCGACGTGCGGTGTTCCGGCTTGGGGGCGGACGGCAGCATCACGACGATCAGAATGAACGCGACGGCCATCAGGGCTGCGACGCCGAAGAACGGTGCGCGCCAGCTGATGTTGCCGAGGACACCGCCGACCAGCGGGCCGACGGCGATGCCGATGCCCAGCGCGGCCTCGTAGAGGATGATGGCCCGCGCGACGCCGCCGCTGGCCGCGCCGACGATGGCGGCGAGTGCGGTGGCGATGAACAGGGCGTTGCCCAGTCCCCAGCCGGCGCGGAAGCCGACGATCTGGGCGATGGTGCCGGAGCTTCCGGCCAGCGCCGCGAACACGACGATGACGGCGAGACCGGTCAGGAGGGTCTTCTTGGCGCCGATCCGGCTCGACACCACGCCGGTGATGAGCATCGCGACACCGGTGACCAGCATGTAGCTGGTGAACAGCAGCGACACCTGGGACGGGGTCGCGTTCAGTTGTTCGCCGATCGGTTTGAGGATGGGGTCGACGAGCCCGATGCCCATGAACGCGATGACGCTGGCGAAGGCGACGGCCCACACCGATTTCGGCTGGTGGAGGAGGCTCGGTGGCGCCTCGCTGCTGTTCGTGACGGTTGCGGTCGTGGTGCTCACGGCCACCTCCTTCGATGTGTTTCGGGGTGGATGGGTCGTCAGGCGCGCGCCGGCGACGTGACGATCGAACGCAGTTCGGACAGTCCCTGCGTCAGTCGTTCCAGCTGCCCGGGTTCGAGGTCCGCGAAGTGCGGGGCGAGGGCGCCCGCGATTTCGTTGCGGGCCACGGTCAGCCAGTCGCGTCCGAGGTCGGTGATGGACACCCGGACTGCCCGGGCGTCGTCCGGATCGGGGCGGCGGGCCACGTATCCGCGATCGGCGAGCTTCTGGAGCAGGGCGGTCGCGGATGGTTGCGAGCAGCGGTCGATGCGGGCGAACTCGCTGATGCGGAGTTCGCCGTGGTCGTCGAGCAGGGCGAGGGCACGTGTCCACGGCCGGGGATGGTCCTCGGATCCGAAGGAGCTCGCGAGCCTGGTGAATCGGTGAGAATTCGTGACCAGGTCGACGAGCAGGCTGTGCAGCCGTGTGTCGTCGTCCATGGAAAACATGTTACATAGGCTAACTATCTATGTATACAGGCGCCGGCTGTTCCACTTGTCACACGAGGATGAAACAGCCGGGGGTCAGGCCGACCGGCGGGCGACTTCCTCCACCTGGCGCCGCAGCGTGGCGTCGGTGTTGCGGATCGCCTGCGCGACGAAGGGCTCGATGATCCTGCCGAGCGCCTTGCCCGCGAGCCCACCGGGCAGGTCGTAGCGGAAATCGACCGTCAGGCGGGTCTCGGTCTCGCCGACGGCGTCGAACTGCCACCGCGAGTGGGTGTAGAGGCCATCGATCGACTCGAGCTCGATCAGCGAATTCCGTTCCCACCCAGTGACCTTCACGACCGAACCGAGAGTCTTGGGGCCGATCTTCATCGCGGCGTCGTAGACGGCCCCGAGCCCCCGATCCTGTTCACCGATCGGATCGAACTTGGTGATCCCGAACATCCAGGACGGGACGTGGCGATAGTCGTCGACGTAGTCGAAGGCGCCCGCGACGGGCGCGCCGGCGACGGCCGTGTGATGGATCTCGATCATCGTGACTTTCCTGACGGGTGAGGGGCGCGGGACGGCTGTGTCCGGTACGGCCGGACGGCGTAGTTCTCGAAATCGAAGCGGGCGAGGCGACGGCGCAGGGACCCGGTGGACCACGGCCACGCTGCGAAGTTCCTGCCGTCGGCGTCGAGGTAGTAGCTGCTGCACCCGCCGTTGTTGAACACGGTCGGCTCCAGGCCCTTCTGCACCGCGTCGTTGAACCGGCGGAACGGCTTCTCACGCACCTCGAGCACTTCGATGCCCTGCCGCTCGGCCTGGGTGATTCCGTCGATCACGTAGTCGAGCTGGGTCTCGGCCAGGCCGAGGAACGAGTTGTACACCAGGATGTTCGGGCCGAGCATGATGTACGCGTTCGGTGCGCCGGGTGTCGTGGTGGCCAGATAGGCCTCGGGACTCTTCGACCATTTCTCCGACAGCAGCGCCCCGTCGCGCCCGCGGATCCGGCTCGCGATCGGCGGGTGGCTCACGTCGAAGCCGGTGCCGAAGATGAGGACGTCGACCTCCCGGCGGGTGCCGTCGGCGCCGACGACGACGCGGCCGTCGACCTCGGTGAGGGCGTGCGGGATCAACTCGACGTTGCTCTTCGTCAGTGCCGGGAGATACGTGTTGGACAGCAGGAGGCGCTTGCATCCGAGTGTGAAGTCCGGGGTCAGGGCCGCGCGCAGCGCCGGGTCCGGCACCTGCCGGGCGAGCCAGCGGGTACCGATTGGGTTGAGGAGCCGGGCGGTGCGTTCCCGGCGCATCGCCCAGGTGAGCGTCCGCAGGACGATGTCGAGGATCTGCCGCAGCGCGCGCTGCGTCGTCGGGACCCGCGCGAACACCCACTGCGCGATCCGCGGGAACGGGAAGTCCAGGCGGGGCACCACCCAGGCCGGAGTCCGCTGGAACACGTACAGCGCCTCGACGTCCGGCTGGATCTCGGGGATGAACTGCACCGCGGACGCGCCGGTGCCCACGACCGCGACCTTCTTGCCGGTGAGGTCGACGTCGTGGTTCCAGCGGGCCGAGTGGAAGATGTCGCCGCCGAATCCGTCGATGCCGGGGACCGCGGGAGTGCTGGGTTCGGTGATCGGGCCCGCCGCGAAGATCACGTGCTGGGCGACGATCGTGCCCCGGCTGGTGTCGAGGATCCAGCGTCGGCGCTCGTCCGACCACACGGCCTCGCGGAGTTCGGTGTGCATCGCGATCCTCGACTGCAGGCCGAACTCGGCGACGGTGCGCTCGATGTAGGACAGCAGTTCCGGCTGGAGTGCGAAGTTGCTGCGCCATCCGGGGTTGGGGTTGAACGAGAACGAGTACACCGGTGCCGGAATGTCGACACCGCATCCGGGGTACGTGTTCTCGCGCCACACGCCGCCGACGCGATCGGACTTCTCCAGGACGACGAAATCCGTGATGCCCGCGCGTTCGAGTTTGACGGCGGCGGCGATCCCGGACAGGCCGGCGCCGATCACGACGACGCGCAGGTGCCGCTCGTCTCCGCTGCTCTCGGGTGCTGCGGCGTGCTCGGGGGTGGTCGCTGTCATGTCGCTTTCCTGGGGCGGATCCGGAACGTTCGCCGTCAGTCCATTTAACTGAGACGTGGTGTCACAGTAAAAGGAGCGAGGCGCCTTGGCAAGTGTTCACCGATCGTTTGCGTCTTGACTTATATAAGCAAAGGCTGAAATATAAATCGAGTGCACGCCTTCGACGTACTCGGTGATCCGGTCCGCCGCCGGATTCTCGAGCTGATCGCGGACGACGAGAAGACGTCCGGTGCGGTCAGTGACGTCATCGGTGCCGAGTTCGGAATCTCGCAACCTGCCGTGTCTCAACATCTGAAAGTATTGCGGGAGAACGGATTCGCCACCGTCCGACGCGACGGTCCGCGACGGCTGTATGCGGTGGAGACCGAACCGCTCCGCGACATCGACGCGTGGCTCGGCCAGTTCCGGCGCTTCTGGACGCCGCGGCTCGACGCACTGGCCACGGAGATCGCGCGGGGGCGCCGCAAGCAACGACCGTCCGGCGGGGACGGAACAGACCCGACGCAAGGGAGCGATCGATGATCGATGTGACGCAGCAGATCAACGCGGTACGCCGGTCGGTGGGCAGCCGGACGCTCGAGGCGGGTGAGGCCCGCACCGTGACGATCGGACGCGCCTACGACGCCACGGTGGAGGAGGTGTGGAACGCCTGCACGGACGCCGAGCGAATCCCGCGGTGGTTCATGCCGGTAACGGGCGACCTGCGCCTGCACGGCCGCTACCAGCTCGAAGGCAACGCCGGCGGTGAGATCCTGACGTGTGATCCGCCGAACGGATTCACCGCGACCTGGGAGTACGGCGGCGACGTCAGCTGGATCGACGTGTCCTTCACCGCGGACCCGGGCGGGGGCACCCGTTTCGAGCTGCGGCACACGGCGCACGTCGACGACAAGTTCTGGGACGAATACGGTCCGGGGGCGACCGGTGTCGGCTGGGAGCTCGGCGTCCTGGGGCTGTTCCTGCACCTGGGACCGGGGGAGCCGATGGACCCGAAGGAGAGCGAGGCCTGGTCGGTCAGCGACGAGGGCCGGGAGTTCGTCACGGCCAGTAGCGCGAAGTGGAGGGACGCGAGCATCGCGTTCGGGACTCCGGAGGCCGCGGCGACCGCGGCCGGCGACCGTACGACCGCGTTCTACACGGGAGCCGACGCCGAGGCGGGCTGAACTCGGTCCTGGAAGAATGGCGTGCGTGACCGAGCGTAAGCCTCCCGGGGTGAGCTTCGAGAACTGGATCGACAAGCAGATCCGGCTCGCACAGGAGCGCGGCGACTTCGACAATCTCCCCGGCTCGGGCAAGCCGATTCCGGGGGGCGACGTCGACGACGAACTGTGGTGGGTCAAGAATTACCTCCGGCGCGAGAATCTGCCGACCGATTCGTTGCTCCCCACGCCGCTGCAACTGCGCAGGGAGATCGAGCGGTTGCCCGACACCATCCGTGGAATGCCGTCCGAGCAGGCGGTGCGGGACGTGGTGGCGCAGCTCAACCTGCAGATCGTCGAGTGGTTGCGGGCGCCGTCCGGCCCGCGTATCCCGGTGAGCCCGGTCGACGCGGACGAGGTCGTCGCGACCTGGCGCCGGCAGAAGCAGTACGTGCGGAAGCCGCAGCAGGAATCGCCCCCGGAACCGGCACCGGACCCGTCCCGAGCGGGCAGGCGGTGGTGGCGGCGGGGACGGTGACGGATCATCCCGTC from Rhodococcus opacus B4 encodes:
- a CDS encoding DUF1992 domain-containing protein, producing the protein MACVTERKPPGVSFENWIDKQIRLAQERGDFDNLPGSGKPIPGGDVDDELWWVKNYLRRENLPTDSLLPTPLQLRREIERLPDTIRGMPSEQAVRDVVAQLNLQIVEWLRAPSGPRIPVSPVDADEVVATWRRQKQYVRKPQQESPPEPAPDPSRAGRRWWRRGR
- a CDS encoding ArsR/SmtB family transcription factor codes for the protein MHAFDVLGDPVRRRILELIADDEKTSGAVSDVIGAEFGISQPAVSQHLKVLRENGFATVRRDGPRRLYAVETEPLRDIDAWLGQFRRFWTPRLDALATEIARGRRKQRPSGGDGTDPTQGSDR
- a CDS encoding flavin-containing monooxygenase codes for the protein MTATTPEHAAAPESSGDERHLRVVVIGAGLSGIAAAVKLERAGITDFVVLEKSDRVGGVWRENTYPGCGVDIPAPVYSFSFNPNPGWRSNFALQPELLSYIERTVAEFGLQSRIAMHTELREAVWSDERRRWILDTSRGTIVAQHVIFAAGPITEPSTPAVPGIDGFGGDIFHSARWNHDVDLTGKKVAVVGTGASAVQFIPEIQPDVEALYVFQRTPAWVVPRLDFPFPRIAQWVFARVPTTQRALRQILDIVLRTLTWAMRRERTARLLNPIGTRWLARQVPDPALRAALTPDFTLGCKRLLLSNTYLPALTKSNVELIPHALTEVDGRVVVGADGTRREVDVLIFGTGFDVSHPPIASRIRGRDGALLSEKWSKSPEAYLATTTPGAPNAYIMLGPNILVYNSFLGLAETQLDYVIDGITQAERQGIEVLEVREKPFRRFNDAVQKGLEPTVFNNGGCSSYYLDADGRNFAAWPWSTGSLRRRLARFDFENYAVRPYRTQPSRAPHPSGKSR
- a CDS encoding SRPBCC family protein encodes the protein MIDVTQQINAVRRSVGSRTLEAGEARTVTIGRAYDATVEEVWNACTDAERIPRWFMPVTGDLRLHGRYQLEGNAGGEILTCDPPNGFTATWEYGGDVSWIDVSFTADPGGGTRFELRHTAHVDDKFWDEYGPGATGVGWELGVLGLFLHLGPGEPMDPKESEAWSVSDEGREFVTASSAKWRDASIAFGTPEAAATAAGDRTTAFYTGADAEAG